From the Lysobacter soyae genome, the window ATGAGGACCTCGCCCAACGTCAAGCCGGCGTTCAACACGTCACGCAACTCAGTCAGGAATGGCACCGCAATACCGGTTGGCAAATGCGTGCATGGGCGGTTTCGGGCAAGAGCAAGGGTCACACCCAAGGCGTGGTCACGCCCTACGGCACCCGGGACCAGAACTGGGGGTTGGAAGTGGCATCGCCCCTGTTGAACGACCGCTGGCGCGTTTTCGGCTTCCACGACACCTCGTCGAATGAATTGGACGGCATGAATGTGCATGACCGTTGGTCCGGCGTGGGCTTGCGTTATGCATTCGATCGCGTTGTCGCGTCGGTTTCCGTCAGCCGTCCCAGCACGTTTGCGCGTGATACCGCCATCGATCTGGACCTGAATTACAGGATCACTGACGGGTGGGCCTTGTACACCGCGCTCGCAAAAAATGATCGCGACACGCCCATCCAGGCACGCATGAACGGCATTCGCGCCGACAGTGCGTTGCTGGGTAGCGAGTTCGCACCCAATGAATTGTCCAATTGGGTGTTGGAAGGCAGTCGCACGCGTTTCAGTGACGGCAATGTGCGCACGCAGGCTAACACTCGCTACACGCACCGACTGCTGACCCGCACGCATTTCCTGATCGATGGGCGCGCTGCCGCGTATATGTCACGCAATCGCGGGGCAAGCAACGTGCCGTATTTCAATCCGGAATCGGATGGTTCGTTCGGCCTCGGCTTGCGCTTCGACCATCTGACTTGGCGTCGCTATTCCGATTCCTTCCGACAAGTGTTGGATGTGGATGCCGGTCGCTATTGGCAAAAAAACTTTGCCTCGGGCGTTGTGCCGTCGGCGCGCTACTCGCATCAATGGCGCTTCGGAAAGGGCTGGGGCTTTGATTACGGCGTCTCGTGGTCGCGTCCCATTTACGACGGGCATCGCGAGCAGCGACTCGCCTTTGACGCCTCGGTTTTTGTAGGAGCTTGGTGAGTATGTGGTCGCGATTGGGTCAATGGTGCGTGATGATGGCGTTGGCATGCAGTCCGCTGTTTGCGCATGCGCAATCCTTGGCGGCGGAAAGTAAACTCCGCGATCGTCAAAATTTGCTGGTCATCAGCTATCACGACATCCGCGACGATGTGGCCAAGCGCGGGGATCCCGACGTCTATGCGGTCAGCACGCGCAACTTGGCGCTACAGTTCGACTGGTTGGCAGCCAACGGCTACCACCCGATTTCAATGGCGCAGCTGGTCGACAACGTCAAGCATGGCAGGCCCTTACCTGACCGTCCCGTTCTGCTGACTTTCGACGATGGTTTGCGTAGCGCCTACACCAAAGCGTTTCCGTTGCTGCGTGCGTATAACTACCCGGCCGTGGTCGCGGTCGTCACTTCCTGGCTGGATCTGCCCGAAGGAAAAACGTTCGACTACGGGCCGCGCTTCTTCGGCCGCGACGACTTCCTGACTTGGGACCAGCTCAAAGAGATGAAGGCTTCCGGCCTCATTGAAGTCGCATCGCATACGCATGACATGCACATGGGCGTGCTGGCCAACCCGCAGGGCAACGAAACGCCCGCGGTGATCACGCATCTTTACGACGCGAAAACCGGTCGCTATGAAAGCGATACCGAATACAAAGCGCGACTCAAACGCGATCTCGACTTGAGTTCGACCCTCATCGAGCGTCACCTCGGCGCCAAACCAACCGTTCTGGTTTGGCCCTATGCGGCCTATAACGCCGTTGCCAACGCGGTGGCAGACGATGCCGGTTTCCAAGCCACGTTTGACTTGGAAGACCGAAACCCGAACAAGATTGTCAACCTGCATGGCCTGGGACGCTCGCTTTTGATGGGCAATCCCGACGCCGCCGCGTTTGCGAGCAATGCCTGGGAGGTCGGCGACCAAGCGCAAACCACACGCGCACTGCAGATCGATCTGGATCAGGTCTACGATCCCGATCCGATCCAACAAGGCAAAAATCTCGATGCATTGATTGAGCGCGTGGCCCGCATTGCCCCAAGTCACGTCTATTTACAGGCCTTTGCCGACCCTGATGGCAACAACACCGCCGATGCCGTCTACTTCCCCAATCGTCACCTACCGATGCGTGCAGACCTTTTCTCACGCGTGGCATGGCAGCTGAGAACGCGCGCCGGTGTGGCGGTGTTTGCCTGGCTCCCAGTGCTCGGATTCGAATTCGGCGATGCACAGTGGCGACTGCGCCACGGCATCAAAGCCAGCGGCAAAGAAAACTTCCGGATTGATTTCACCGATCTCGAAGCACGGCGTTGGGCACGGGATATGTACGAAGATCTCGCCCGCCAGTCATACATCGCCGGACTTCTCTTCCATGATGACGCCTACCTGCGCGACGACGAACTGCCGGCGTTGAAAAACCGTTCGCAAGCGTTGATCGACTTTACGCTGGAGCTGAAAGCCGCGGCGGAAGTCTGGCGGCCCAAACTCAAGACGATACGGAATCTGTTTGCGCAACCGGTACTCAATCCGAATGCCGAGGCTTGGTACGCGCAGGATCTCAAGCGCTTCAACGCTGCCTACGACTACACGGCGATTATGGCGATGCCCTATATGGAGCAAGCCGCGCGACCGTCTGTTTGGCTTGCGCATTTGATCGAGGCTGCGCGCAAGGAAGACCCGACGCTCAGCCGTACCGTCTTCGAACTGCAAACGGTGGATTGGCGCACCGGCAAGCCGGTGTCAGGAAAAACGCTGACTGCACAGGTCCGGATGCTCGTGGCCGCCGGTGCAAATCACATTGCTTGGTATCCCGATGATTTCGTGGGCGACACCCCGTCGCTTCGCTATGCGACCGAGGCCATGTCGGCGCGTACGTATCCCTATAAGAAGCCCTGATCATGTGGCTGGAACTGCTCTTCAAGTTCGCGTTCTTTTACCCGATCACGATGTCCTTTTTCTGGATTTCGGGCGCGGTGTACTACTACTTCAGACGCGAACGTCATGAGCCGGCCCGGACCGAACCTCCACCGCTGGCGGAGTATCCGTCGGTCAGCATCCTGATTCCCTGCCACAACGAAGCCCTCAACGCGCAAGAAACCATCGGTGCCGCACTCGCGCAACATTGGCCGAACTTGGAGGTCATTGCGATCAACGACGGTAGTACCGATAACACCGCCGAAGTGTTGAACGCACTCGCCGCCCTTCATCCGCAACTTCGCGTGATTCATTTGGATCGCAATCTGGGCAAAGCCAATGCGCTCCGGATGGGCGCCATGTCGGCGCAGTCGGAATTTCTGGTTTGCATTGATGGCGACGCGCTGCTCGATGAGTACGCAACCTACTGGCTCGTCCACCATTTCCTTGAAGGCCCGCGCGTGGGTGCGGTGACCGGCAATCCGCGCATCCGAAACCGTTCAACCATGCTCGGCAAACTTCAAGTCGGCGAGTTCTCTTCAATCATCGGGATGATCAAACGCGCCCAGCGCGTCTACGGACGGATCTTCACCGTTTCGGGCGTGATTGCAGCGTTCCGCCGTACCGCTCTGCACCGCGTCGGCTACTGGTCCGAAGACATGGTCACCGAAGACATTGATATCTCCTGGCGCCTGCAGATGGACCACTGGGATATCCGCTATGAACCGAATGCGATCGCGCTGATTTTGATGCCGGAAACCTTGAAAGGGCTTTGGCGGCAACGTCTGCGTTGGGCGAAGGGCGGCGTGGAGGTCATCACCCGTTATGCCAAGCAATTGAATGCATGGCGACAACGTCGCATGTGGGGTGTCTTCATCGAATACCTCTGCAGCGTGGCATGGGCATTCACCATGTGCTTCATCTTCATTCTTTACGGGCTGCGCCATTTAATTGATGTGCCGCAAAGCCTGTACGTCAATTCCCTGCTCCCCGGTTGGCACGGCATGATCTTGGCGATCGTCTGCCTGTTCCAGTTCGGCGTCAGCATTTTGATTGACCGCCGATACGAAGCGAAGATCGGCCGGACGTACTACTGGATGGTCTGGTACCCGATGGCGTATTGGGTGCTCAGCATGCTCACGACCGTGATCGCCGTTCCGAAAGTTTTGCTAGGCAGCCGCACGCGCGCTGTCTGGGTGTCGCCTGATCGAGGTTTCCGATGACACGCATTGAAGAAGATCGTCTGATTCAAAACGAACGCAACTTGCCGGTGATGCGGCGAACGTTTTGGGGCGTGCTGACCGCGGTTTTCTGGCTCACCTACGTCTATCTTTGGCTCCCTCTCATCACGTTACTGATGTGGTATCTCGGCGTGCGACAAGCGCGCCTCGAGCTGTACCTCCGCACGCACAGTTTCGATCCCTATTTGTTGGTCGTGCTGCCGGTCATCGCGGTCCTCGCCGCCATGACTTTGGTGATTTGGGCCGAATATAACCGGAATCGCTTCAGCGGGGGCGACAGACGTGCCGAAACCCCGGTGCTCGCGCATTCGGCGATCGTCAATGATCTCGGCGGCAACGCCGACATCGCCACCACCTTAGCCGGCCACAAGGTCTGCATGTTGCACATGAACGAGCATGCGGTACCCATGTCGGCGGTCCCGGTCAACTTCCGGCGCGGGCCGGGCGGCGCCAGCGAAGCCAATGCGCAACCGCTAAAATATCGGCATATTGAACGAGCCGAACATGAGCCTGCATCTATACAACAGTCTGAGCCGCACTGCGGAACGCTTCGTACCCGCGAATCCTGACGCCCCGACGCTGTATCTGTGCGGTCCGACCGTCTATAACTACGTCCACATCGGCAACGCAAGGGGCCCGGTCGTCTTCGACGTCTTGGCCGCCCTGCTCCGCCGTCGCTTCGGCGGCCTGAAGTTTGCCCGCAACATCACTGACGTGGACGACAAGATCAATGCCGCCGCCAAAGAAGCCGGCGTCCCGATCAATGTCATCACCGACAAATTCGCCAAGGCGTATGCCGAAGACATGGCTGCATTGGGCGTGCAACCGCCTGATATTGCGCCTGAGGCCACCGCCCACATCGCCGAGATGATCGCCATGATCGAATCGCTGATTGCGAGCGGCCATGCTTATGCGGCCGAGGGGCACGTCCTGTTTTCGGTGAATGCGTTTCCCGGCTATGGCAAGCTGTCGCGTCGCGATATCGACGATATGCGCGCTGGCGCGCGCGTGGAAGTCGCCCCCTACAAACGCGACCCCGGCGACTTTGTCCTCTGGAAACCTTCCAGCGACGATCTGCCCGGCTGGGATTCACCCTGGGGCCGTGGCCGCCCCGGTTGGCACATCGAGTGCTCGGCCATGGCCGCCAAGCACTTGGGCGAAACCATCGATATCCATGCCGGCGGCGTGGATTTGCAATTCCCGCATCACGAAAACGAAATCGCCCAAAGCGAATGCGCGCACGGCGGCAAAGTGTTTGCCCGCTGGTGGCTCCACAACGGCATGTTGAATTTCGACGGCGCCAAGATGAGCAAATCGGTCGGCAACATCGAACGGGTCCATGATCTGATTCAACAACACCCGCCTGAAGCCTTGCGCTTCGCACTGCTCTCGGCGCATTACCGGCAACCCTTGGATTGGTCGGGGCGATTGGTGGATCAGTCCGTGCGAACTTTGGATCGCTTGTACGGGACCTTGCGCGAGCTTCAGGACGTCGACGCAACCGCGAACATCCCGGCCAGCATCGAAGCGGCACTGGACGATGACTTGAATACGCCCGCGGCCTTGGCCGACATCGCGCGCATTGCCGGTGAAGCGCGCAAAGCCGAGACAGCCGAAGAAAAATCGCGCCTTAAATCCGAGCTCCTCGGCGCGGGTCTTGCCCTTGGCCTGCTGCAGCAGTCCCCTGAAACGTGGTTCGCGCGCGGCGCCGACAGTGCCGACGATGCTGCCATCCAGGCCTTGGTGGATGCGCGCACGCAGGCAAAACAAGATCGTGATTTCGCCCGCGCGGATGCCATCCGCAAGGATTTGGATGCCCAAGGCATAGTGTTGGAAGACACGCCGCAAGGTGTGCGTTGGACGAGAAAAGCCTGATGTCGCAATTCCCCATGGAAGCCACAACCACGGAAGCACAAGCGGCGATTGCGGATGAGTTTTCACTGTTCAGTGATTGGTCGGAACGCTATCAATACTTGATTGACCTCGGCAAAAAACTGCCGCCGCTGGATGATGCGTTCAAGACCGATCAATATCGCCTGCACGGATGCCAATCCAATGTCTGGATCACGGACCGTTTTGAAGACGGCCTGATGCACTTCGAGGCCGCCAGTGATTCAACCATTGTCTCGGGCCTCATCTTTCTCGCCTTGCGCGTGTACTCCGGACGAACCCCGGAAGCGATTCTGTCGACGACGCCGGATTACGTGCGGGGCATCGGCTTGGAACGCCATTTGTCGCCGACGCGTTCGAACGGACACGCGGCGCTGTTGCAGTTCATTCAAGATCGCGCGGGCGCTGCACGATGAGTGAAGACATTTCGGCGCAAGTGGCGGCCGCGCCCTCGCCGTTCACCGTCACCGGTTTCCGTTGGTTGATGGTGTATCGCATTGCGACGATGCTGTCGTATCAAATCGTGGCGGTCACCGTGGGTTGGCATATTTACAGCCTCACCCGCGATCCTTGGCAGCTCGGCCTGATCGGCTTGGCCGAAGTCGTGCCGTTTTTTTGCGTCGCCCCCTTCGCCGGGCATCTGGTGGATACCCTGCCGCGCCGGAAACTCGGCATGGCGGCCTGCGTCTTGCTCGGCATCAACGCCATTATTTTGACGCTCATCGCCAGCGGACATATCACGCACAAGGGCACGTGGCCCATCTACGCCGCGGTCATGGTCGGCGGCATCGGACGCGCGTTCTTAGGGCCCATCTACAACGCGTTGTTCGGCCGCGTATTGACCCGGCCGCAATTTCCCAAAGGCGCGAGCCTAGGCAGTGTCATCTTCCAACTCGGCCTGGTGTTGGGTCCTGCCACCGGCGGCTTGATTGTCGGCCATTTCGGCAAGGCCACCGCCTATGCCACGTCAACTGTCTTCGTGGCCTTGGCGATCTTCGCGCTCTCGGTGATGAAGGTGACGGAACCGGTGCAAACGCAGCAGCGCGGCCCGGTGTTCCAAAGCATCGGTGAGGGCCTGAAGTTCGTGTTCGGACACCAGATCTTGCTCGCCGCACTCGCACTCGACATGTTCGCTGTGTTGTTCGGTGGTGCCATTTCGTTGGCACCGGCATTCATCAAGGACGTATTGCACGCAGGCCCGGAAGCCCTCGGTGTACTGCGTGGCGCGCCGGCCTTGGGATCGGTATGTGTCGCGCTCTGGCTGTCACGTCACCCCTTGGACAAGAACGCGGGCAAGATCATGCTGTTTGCCGTCGCTGGCTTCGGCGCCTGCATGGTCGGCTTCGGACTCAGCAAAGTGCTGTGGCTTTCCGTGTTGTTCTTGCTGATTTCCGGCATGTTCGACGGCGTGTCGGTGATCTTGCGGTCGACGGTCTTGCAGCTCGCCACGCCTGACGACATGCGCGGACGGGTGTCTTCGGTCAACAGTGTCTTCATCAGCAGCTCGAATGAGCTGGGCGCCTTTTATGCAGGCTCTATGGCCAAGTTGCTGGGCTTGGTGCCGGCAGTCGTTCTGGGTGGATTTGTCACGATGGGCATTGTGACAGCGACCGCGACGCTGGCGCCGCGGCTACGCAAATTGAATATGCGCGAGCTGCATTAGTCGCAATGCGCAAAAAAGCCCCATTCGGGGCATCCTCCCGCTTGGCGGGAGGATGGGTTCACATCAATCGCTGTACTGACGTTGCAAGTGTTCGCGGCGACCTTGGGCATCGAGCGTACGCTCGGCTTCCGGACGCGCTTCCAAACGTTCCAAGCCGATTTCTTCACCGGTGTCCACGCAGTAACCGTAGTCACCGTTATCGATACGACGCAGGATCGAATCCAGCTTGCCGATCATCTTGCGGTTACGGTCACGTTCGCGAAGCTCCAACGCATTCTCGGTTTCGCGACTGGCGCGCTCGGCGTCATCACCGACATCACGCACTTCTTCTTTGAGACTTTCGATCGTTTGCTTGGATTCGGCGACCAATGCCGCGCGGCGATCGAGCAACTTCTGACGGAAGTACTCGATGTGCAGCGGGTTCATGTATTCCTCGTCCACCGACGGCTTGTAGCCGGGCGGAAGAATCGGGCGCTTGGTTTCCTTGTCCGTGTCGTATTTCACGACTTTGACCTTGGACGACTTCGGCGCGACCTTTTCGGTCGGGGCTTTGGCCGTCAATGTCTTGCCGATCGGGCGTACGCGCGGCGGCATCGGCACCGGTGCACGCGGCGCGACATCCAGCGGCGCATGCGTTGTTTTGCGGCCCGGTTTCTTGGCCGCCTTCGCAGCTGCAGGTGCAGGTGCGGGCGCCGGTGCGGCAACCTTCACCTCGACCGGCGCGGGCGCTGCAACCGGCTTGACCGGTTTGACCGCAGCGGCAGGTGCAACTTGCTTCGTCGCCGGCTTCGCGGCCTTGGCAGCCGCCTTCACCACAGGCGCCGCCTTCTTTACGGGCGCAGCAACCGCTTTCTTCGCGACCGGTGCAGCCTTTTTGGCCGGCGCCTTCTTGGCAGCAGGCTTGGCGACCTTCGCAGCGGGCTTCGCGGCGGCAACTTTCTTGGCGGCTGCCTTCGCAACCACCGGTTTCTTAGCGACCTTTACCGGTGCTTTCACGACCTTCTTGGCGGTCTTGGCCACCGGCTTTGCAGCAGGTTTGACGGCTTTGGCAGCCTTCGCCACCGGTTTCACGGCTTTTTTGGCCGCGACGGCTTTCTTTGCAGGTGCGGCCTTTTTGGCCGGCGCCTTGGCCTTGGTGGTGCTCTTTGCAGAGGTTTTCACCGTTTTCTTTGCTGTTTTCTTGACTGCCACGAATCCGTCCTTGCTTGGGTCCCCTTGAGCGCGGGACGTCGGCTGTTATAGCCTAAGTACCTGTCGCCCGCAAGCCGGAAATACTGCGCCAAGCCGCGTCGAATTATTGTGATCTCCCGAATTCTCATTTTTTGCATCCGCTGCTACAAGCGTTTGCTGAGTCCGTTGCTGGGTCAACGATGCCGTTTTTATCCGAGTTGTTCGACCTACGGCATCGAAGCCATCCAGCGCTTCGGTGCGCTTCACGGTGGCTGGCTC encodes:
- the pgaB gene encoding poly-beta-1,6-N-acetyl-D-glucosamine N-deacetylase PgaB translates to MWSRLGQWCVMMALACSPLFAHAQSLAAESKLRDRQNLLVISYHDIRDDVAKRGDPDVYAVSTRNLALQFDWLAANGYHPISMAQLVDNVKHGRPLPDRPVLLTFDDGLRSAYTKAFPLLRAYNYPAVVAVVTSWLDLPEGKTFDYGPRFFGRDDFLTWDQLKEMKASGLIEVASHTHDMHMGVLANPQGNETPAVITHLYDAKTGRYESDTEYKARLKRDLDLSSTLIERHLGAKPTVLVWPYAAYNAVANAVADDAGFQATFDLEDRNPNKIVNLHGLGRSLLMGNPDAAAFASNAWEVGDQAQTTRALQIDLDQVYDPDPIQQGKNLDALIERVARIAPSHVYLQAFADPDGNNTADAVYFPNRHLPMRADLFSRVAWQLRTRAGVAVFAWLPVLGFEFGDAQWRLRHGIKASGKENFRIDFTDLEARRWARDMYEDLARQSYIAGLLFHDDAYLRDDELPALKNRSQALIDFTLELKAAAEVWRPKLKTIRNLFAQPVLNPNAEAWYAQDLKRFNAAYDYTAIMAMPYMEQAARPSVWLAHLIEAARKEDPTLSRTVFELQTVDWRTGKPVSGKTLTAQVRMLVAAGANHIAWYPDDFVGDTPSLRYATEAMSARTYPYKKP
- the pgaC gene encoding poly-beta-1,6-N-acetyl-D-glucosamine synthase, whose amino-acid sequence is MWLELLFKFAFFYPITMSFFWISGAVYYYFRRERHEPARTEPPPLAEYPSVSILIPCHNEALNAQETIGAALAQHWPNLEVIAINDGSTDNTAEVLNALAALHPQLRVIHLDRNLGKANALRMGAMSAQSEFLVCIDGDALLDEYATYWLVHHFLEGPRVGAVTGNPRIRNRSTMLGKLQVGEFSSIIGMIKRAQRVYGRIFTVSGVIAAFRRTALHRVGYWSEDMVTEDIDISWRLQMDHWDIRYEPNAIALILMPETLKGLWRQRLRWAKGGVEVITRYAKQLNAWRQRRMWGVFIEYLCSVAWAFTMCFIFILYGLRHLIDVPQSLYVNSLLPGWHGMILAIVCLFQFGVSILIDRRYEAKIGRTYYWMVWYPMAYWVLSMLTTVIAVPKVLLGSRTRAVWVSPDRGFR
- the pgaD gene encoding poly-beta-1,6-N-acetyl-D-glucosamine biosynthesis protein PgaD, which codes for MTRIEEDRLIQNERNLPVMRRTFWGVLTAVFWLTYVYLWLPLITLLMWYLGVRQARLELYLRTHSFDPYLLVVLPVIAVLAAMTLVIWAEYNRNRFSGGDRRAETPVLAHSAIVNDLGGNADIATTLAGHKVCMLHMNEHAVPMSAVPVNFRRGPGGASEANAQPLKYRHIERAEHEPASIQQSEPHCGTLRTRES
- the cysS gene encoding cysteine--tRNA ligase is translated as MSLHLYNSLSRTAERFVPANPDAPTLYLCGPTVYNYVHIGNARGPVVFDVLAALLRRRFGGLKFARNITDVDDKINAAAKEAGVPINVITDKFAKAYAEDMAALGVQPPDIAPEATAHIAEMIAMIESLIASGHAYAAEGHVLFSVNAFPGYGKLSRRDIDDMRAGARVEVAPYKRDPGDFVLWKPSSDDLPGWDSPWGRGRPGWHIECSAMAAKHLGETIDIHAGGVDLQFPHHENEIAQSECAHGGKVFARWWLHNGMLNFDGAKMSKSVGNIERVHDLIQQHPPEALRFALLSAHYRQPLDWSGRLVDQSVRTLDRLYGTLRELQDVDATANIPASIEAALDDDLNTPAALADIARIAGEARKAETAEEKSRLKSELLGAGLALGLLQQSPETWFARGADSADDAAIQALVDARTQAKQDRDFARADAIRKDLDAQGIVLEDTPQGVRWTRKA
- a CDS encoding SufE family protein; the protein is MSQFPMEATTTEAQAAIADEFSLFSDWSERYQYLIDLGKKLPPLDDAFKTDQYRLHGCQSNVWITDRFEDGLMHFEAASDSTIVSGLIFLALRVYSGRTPEAILSTTPDYVRGIGLERHLSPTRSNGHAALLQFIQDRAGAAR
- a CDS encoding MFS transporter, whose amino-acid sequence is MSEDISAQVAAAPSPFTVTGFRWLMVYRIATMLSYQIVAVTVGWHIYSLTRDPWQLGLIGLAEVVPFFCVAPFAGHLVDTLPRRKLGMAACVLLGINAIILTLIASGHITHKGTWPIYAAVMVGGIGRAFLGPIYNALFGRVLTRPQFPKGASLGSVIFQLGLVLGPATGGLIVGHFGKATAYATSTVFVALAIFALSVMKVTEPVQTQQRGPVFQSIGEGLKFVFGHQILLAALALDMFAVLFGGAISLAPAFIKDVLHAGPEALGVLRGAPALGSVCVALWLSRHPLDKNAGKIMLFAVAGFGACMVGFGLSKVLWLSVLFLLISGMFDGVSVILRSTVLQLATPDDMRGRVSSVNSVFISSSNELGAFYAGSMAKLLGLVPAVVLGGFVTMGIVTATATLAPRLRKLNMRELH
- the dksA gene encoding RNA polymerase-binding protein DksA; translated protein: MAVKKTAKKTVKTSAKSTTKAKAPAKKAAPAKKAVAAKKAVKPVAKAAKAVKPAAKPVAKTAKKVVKAPVKVAKKPVVAKAAAKKVAAAKPAAKVAKPAAKKAPAKKAAPVAKKAVAAPVKKAAPVVKAAAKAAKPATKQVAPAAAVKPVKPVAAPAPVEVKVAAPAPAPAPAAAKAAKKPGRKTTHAPLDVAPRAPVPMPPRVRPIGKTLTAKAPTEKVAPKSSKVKVVKYDTDKETKRPILPPGYKPSVDEEYMNPLHIEYFRQKLLDRRAALVAESKQTIESLKEEVRDVGDDAERASRETENALELRERDRNRKMIGKLDSILRRIDNGDYGYCVDTGEEIGLERLEARPEAERTLDAQGRREHLQRQYSD
- the yidD gene encoding membrane protein insertion efficiency factor YidD; this encodes MISRILIFCIRCYKRLLSPLLGQRCRFYPSCSTYGIEAIQRFGALHGGWLTMKRIARCHPLNPGGMDPVPDKPDKDCPCHRH